One part of the Vicinamibacteria bacterium genome encodes these proteins:
- a CDS encoding DUF4331 family protein, translating to MRYRRVPWISLAVTLCLLATGATRAADHNDPNAINSIFSDVQVSAADLYDIFGFPADDETGGERVVIALTFASVPRAGAFDTDMLYRVRIYPGPRPAPPLENDQSLEAMLAYFETVKDKYLHAKPAEVRLTVDAAGKASLVFLGFPSGSFEKAIETNTVTTVKSPDGQVLKVYVGGRDDAFFNDLPGFFRSINYAPQFYHVPVSAPKELRELPIPKTLLELEGNTLFNFNPQKPNLGSGVKEDLPPGPYTWNGKGYLKDANGNYRFVYSGKDAQAGRNVNSMILELPLSFVTKTPQIDRLVNTWGESWVLKAAHRIMAIPDDRQRPRGPAWVRHPWVTGGAVIVLGLLLFLVGRPAPAAMRGGHKVIRLAGLALMAGGLAAGVLISRLEQSSDALHGPPDAQLEKYKLVDTDGQAFADAALNEREDDRQVGADNFWLAEHFVTRLAHLGWGFGPSVSALGLKTAFDHGNSPISVHKTYALAAEAFPRVKKMIFQRLNMPDDTWNKHHLKIPLRRTFEVFIPNVCAIDMDTTGTWPFGRRPEDQVATRFLSLFLDMEAELNGKKYNVETLNDPELWAHAPIEPKTPPNPLKNDKPFLTAFPYLAEPW from the coding sequence ATGCGATATCGACGGGTGCCCTGGATTTCCCTGGCGGTGACGCTGTGCCTGCTGGCGACAGGTGCCACGCGTGCCGCTGATCACAACGACCCTAACGCGATCAACTCGATCTTCTCCGACGTGCAGGTCAGCGCCGCCGACCTCTACGACATCTTCGGCTTTCCCGCCGACGACGAGACTGGCGGTGAGCGAGTGGTCATCGCGCTGACTTTTGCCTCGGTCCCGAGGGCGGGCGCCTTCGACACCGATATGCTCTACCGGGTCCGGATCTATCCCGGCCCGCGCCCGGCCCCGCCGCTCGAGAATGACCAGAGCCTTGAGGCCATGCTGGCCTACTTCGAGACGGTCAAGGATAAGTACCTGCACGCGAAGCCGGCCGAAGTGCGCTTGACCGTCGACGCCGCGGGCAAAGCATCGCTCGTGTTCCTGGGCTTCCCGAGTGGCAGTTTCGAAAAGGCCATTGAAACGAACACGGTCACGACCGTCAAGAGCCCCGACGGGCAGGTGCTCAAGGTCTATGTCGGCGGGCGCGACGACGCATTCTTCAACGACCTACCGGGCTTCTTCCGCTCTATCAACTACGCGCCCCAGTTCTATCACGTGCCAGTCTCGGCGCCGAAGGAGCTGAGGGAGCTGCCCATCCCCAAGACGCTCCTCGAGCTGGAGGGCAACACGCTTTTCAACTTCAACCCCCAGAAACCAAACCTGGGCAGTGGCGTGAAGGAGGATCTGCCTCCGGGCCCGTACACCTGGAACGGCAAGGGCTACCTCAAGGACGCCAACGGCAACTACCGCTTCGTCTACAGCGGTAAGGACGCCCAAGCCGGGCGCAACGTCAACTCAATGATCTTGGAACTCCCTCTCTCCTTCGTCACCAAGACCCCGCAGATCGACCGGCTCGTGAACACCTGGGGCGAGAGCTGGGTGCTCAAGGCAGCGCACAGGATCATGGCGATTCCGGACGACCGCCAGCGCCCGCGCGGGCCGGCCTGGGTACGCCATCCGTGGGTCACGGGGGGCGCTGTAATCGTGCTTGGGCTCTTGCTCTTTCTGGTCGGAAGGCCGGCGCCAGCAGCGATGCGGGGCGGACACAAGGTAATCCGGCTGGCGGGTCTTGCGCTGATGGCTGGAGGCTTGGCCGCCGGCGTCCTGATCTCGCGGCTCGAGCAGTCCAGCGACGCGTTGCACGGCCCGCCCGACGCCCAACTCGAGAAATACAAGCTCGTGGACACCGATGGCCAAGCGTTCGCCGACGCGGCGCTCAACGAGCGCGAGGACGACCGCCAGGTGGGCGCGGACAACTTCTGGCTCGCGGAGCACTTCGTGACGCGCCTCGCGCACCTGGGCTGGGGGTTCGGGCCCTCCGTCAGCGCGTTGGGTCTCAAGACGGCCTTCGACCACGGTAACTCACCTATTTCGGTGCACAAGACCTACGCGTTGGCTGCAGAGGCCTTTCCGCGTGTCAAGAAGATGATCTTCCAGCGCCTGAACATGCCCGACGACACTTGGAATAAGCACCACCTGAAGATCCCGTTGCGCCGCACGTTCGAGGTCTTCATCCCCAACGTCTGCGCGATCGACATGGACACGACCGGCACCTGGCCCTTCGGACGGAGGCCAGAAGACCAGGTCGCCACGCGCTTTCTCTCGCTCTTCCTCGATATGGAGGCGGAGCTAAACGGTAAGAAGTACAACGTGGAGACGCTCAACGACCCGGAACTGTGGGCACACGCGCCCATCGAACCAAAGACGCCGCCGAACCCGCTCAAGAACGACAAACCGTTCCTCACGGCGTTTCCCTATTTGGCCGAGCCATGGTGA
- a CDS encoding HupE/UreJ family protein, producing the protein MTALLAAAQLAEGHPVAQGRMAVEILQDRLLVRATVPLEEVLVASAQASPDEAALPLRLRTHGDYLASHLHVVADGCALTGRVLEGPERYTGGWPSYLLEYGPTRAQPTHIELQQNVLREFQFAPGNPWEASYIVSIGRAGERPEQGSLLTSRGPLNWQDSSHATEVGLLAAFVRHGMTHILAGYDHLLFVAALVLAVASLWDLVKVVAAFTLAHTLTLALAAFGLLRLPGAFVEPMIAASIVCVALQNVLWPERSRGRSRLVVAFLFGLFHGLGFAGGLLEAMAGLPTVSALLAIAAFSAGVEIGHQAVVLPAFAGLRLLRRTGLSNGPDAVLSRYGSVLIAVAGSVYLAAALR; encoded by the coding sequence TTGACCGCCCTGCTGGCGGCTGCCCAGCTCGCCGAAGGGCACCCCGTCGCGCAGGGCCGCATGGCAGTCGAGATCCTTCAGGACCGGCTGCTAGTGCGCGCAACCGTCCCGCTCGAGGAAGTGCTCGTCGCCTCCGCCCAGGCCTCGCCCGACGAGGCGGCGCTGCCGCTGAGACTACGTACGCACGGCGACTACTTGGCTTCACACCTGCACGTCGTGGCCGATGGTTGCGCCCTGACGGGGCGCGTCCTAGAGGGGCCCGAGCGGTACACAGGCGGGTGGCCGAGCTACCTGCTCGAGTATGGACCGACCCGCGCTCAGCCGACACACATCGAGCTACAGCAGAACGTTCTCCGCGAGTTCCAGTTCGCGCCGGGCAACCCATGGGAGGCCAGCTACATCGTGAGCATCGGCCGGGCGGGGGAGCGGCCGGAGCAGGGCTCGCTGCTCACGTCGCGGGGGCCGCTCAATTGGCAGGACTCGTCGCACGCCACGGAGGTGGGGCTTCTGGCTGCGTTCGTGCGCCACGGAATGACGCACATTCTGGCCGGCTACGACCACCTGCTCTTTGTCGCGGCACTGGTCCTGGCGGTGGCGTCGCTCTGGGACTTGGTGAAGGTCGTTGCGGCGTTCACGCTGGCGCACACGTTAACTCTCGCTCTAGCCGCATTCGGCCTGCTGCGCCTGCCCGGCGCATTCGTCGAGCCCATGATCGCGGCGAGTATCGTCTGCGTCGCCCTGCAGAACGTGCTCTGGCCCGAGCGCAGCCGCGGCCGCAGCCGCCTAGTAGTCGCGTTCCTGTTCGGACTCTTTCACGGCCTTGGCTTCGCCGGTGGTTTGCTTGAGGCCATGGCCGGCCTTCCGACCGTGAGCGCTTTGCTGGCGATCGCGGCCTTCAGCGCGGGGGTTGAGATTGGGCATCAGGCGGTAGTGCTGCCGGCTTTTGCCGGTCTCCGCTTGTTGCGGCGTACCGGGCTGTCGAATGGACCCGACGCAGTCCTGAGCCGCTATGGGTCGGTGCTGATCGCTGTTGCGGGTAGCGTGTATCTCGCTGCCGCGTTGCGCTAG
- a CDS encoding patatin-like phospholipase family protein: MAEPVKIAEVLEKELEHLGKQDGLKEAAKRDLKELYTHIGTLPEGRELSALCFSGGGIRSATFNLGVLQALANLGVLKHFDYLSSVSGGGYIAGWLKAWMHREPLPQVVEQLARPARMAGFRPLAPEPRPIDHLREYSNYLTPRLGFFSADTWSAAAMIVRNLLLNWLVLVPALTAVVAVPQVALIVAAQAYSDFTWGAVAFGFALLSALMASLAIYRLRRDGGQPPLILLFGVLPLWLSALLLSLAARWMGGGFEGPELWIFCALWYIVIPLGGWLAARLSTGAHEAQPPARAEIVALVLSNGVAALLLGLVARAWLPGVQQHPRRFVLFAVPILLGLYLLARTLFVAFASLGERDPRDPTPSTWTPELGNADREWWARLSGWVLLLSVGWIGISALVLGGHMLTAITGQLVAAAGGLTGLITALLGASSRTPGGSEPRHQTPSPVAAWGLRLLAPATLAGIVLVLAELSAWAGRLATGRDALLVPHVPLVCYSFPEVVTLVGRFLIVPASCTLLSWLLGWVVNVNRFSLHGFYRNRLVRAYLGASNTHRRPNPFTGFDANDDVPLPQLAHDISPRPFSVINVTLNLVRSGENLAWQQRKAESFSMTPLYCGNFHDGYRPTSEYGGPNGISLGTAVTISGAAANPSSGYHSSPLVAFLMTLFNVRLGAWLGNPNRNGERVYRFSGPRHAWKPLFADLFSETDAQHAYVSLSDGGHFENLAIYEMVLRRCRLIVASDAGQDPGHDFEDLGNLIRKVRIDFGIPIEFDQPIRILARSAEGQHGLACALARIRYDLVDLGTPPGYLLYLKPTLLATAVPIDVLAYSRTSKTFPHETTADQFFTEAQFESYRALGFQLAERLGGNRIPASLTDLFATVSRQLDEAARQAGAVPPPGDANPTVPFAP; this comes from the coding sequence ATGGCTGAGCCCGTGAAGATCGCTGAGGTGCTGGAGAAAGAGCTGGAGCACCTCGGGAAGCAGGACGGCCTGAAAGAAGCTGCCAAGAGGGACCTCAAGGAGCTCTACACACACATCGGCACTCTGCCCGAGGGGCGGGAGCTATCGGCCCTCTGCTTCTCCGGAGGCGGCATTCGCAGCGCCACCTTCAACCTGGGCGTGCTTCAGGCGCTAGCCAACCTCGGAGTGTTGAAGCACTTCGACTACCTGTCGAGCGTGTCTGGAGGCGGCTACATCGCGGGGTGGCTGAAGGCTTGGATGCATCGGGAGCCACTGCCGCAGGTCGTCGAGCAGTTAGCGAGGCCCGCACGCATGGCCGGATTCCGTCCCCTCGCCCCCGAGCCCCGGCCCATCGACCACCTGCGCGAGTACAGCAACTACCTCACACCGCGCCTTGGCTTCTTCTCAGCCGACACCTGGAGCGCCGCCGCCATGATCGTCCGCAACTTGCTCCTTAACTGGCTGGTGCTCGTGCCGGCCCTGACGGCCGTCGTGGCGGTTCCTCAAGTGGCACTCATCGTGGCCGCGCAGGCCTATTCCGACTTCACCTGGGGTGCGGTGGCCTTTGGGTTCGCACTGCTCTCGGCGCTCATGGCCAGCTTGGCGATTTACCGGCTTCGCCGTGATGGAGGCCAACCTCCCCTGATACTGCTCTTCGGCGTGCTCCCCCTCTGGCTCTCGGCCCTCCTCCTGTCGCTGGCGGCTCGGTGGATGGGCGGGGGCTTTGAGGGGCCCGAGCTGTGGATCTTTTGCGCACTCTGGTACATCGTCATCCCGTTGGGAGGTTGGCTCGCAGCGCGCCTCTCGACGGGGGCACACGAGGCTCAGCCGCCTGCCCGCGCGGAGATCGTCGCCCTCGTGCTGTCTAATGGCGTCGCGGCGTTGCTGCTAGGGTTAGTCGCGCGCGCCTGGCTCCCAGGTGTGCAGCAGCACCCGCGCCGATTCGTGCTCTTCGCTGTCCCGATTTTGCTGGGGCTCTACCTGCTGGCACGGACGTTGTTCGTGGCCTTTGCCAGCCTGGGTGAGCGCGACCCGCGCGACCCCACTCCAAGCACCTGGACACCTGAGCTCGGCAACGCTGACCGCGAGTGGTGGGCACGTCTTTCCGGATGGGTACTTCTCCTCTCCGTGGGCTGGATCGGCATCAGCGCGCTTGTGCTGGGCGGTCATATGCTGACGGCCATCACGGGCCAATTGGTGGCTGCCGCGGGAGGCCTGACGGGCCTGATCACGGCTCTCTTAGGGGCGAGTTCTCGTACCCCCGGGGGCAGCGAGCCACGGCATCAGACGCCGTCGCCCGTGGCGGCTTGGGGGCTGCGCCTCCTGGCTCCGGCCACGCTGGCTGGCATTGTATTGGTCCTCGCCGAGCTGAGCGCCTGGGCTGGCCGGCTGGCAACTGGTCGCGACGCCCTCCTAGTGCCCCACGTCCCGCTTGTCTGCTATTCCTTCCCAGAGGTAGTCACCCTCGTTGGACGCTTCTTGATCGTGCCCGCCAGCTGCACCCTTCTGTCCTGGCTACTCGGCTGGGTCGTGAACGTCAACCGTTTCTCCCTCCATGGCTTCTACCGCAACCGGCTCGTGCGCGCCTACCTGGGCGCCTCGAACACACACCGCCGGCCGAATCCGTTTACCGGCTTCGACGCGAACGACGACGTGCCCTTGCCTCAGCTGGCCCACGACATCTCGCCCCGGCCCTTCTCCGTGATCAACGTCACGCTCAACCTGGTGAGAAGCGGTGAAAACCTCGCCTGGCAGCAGCGCAAAGCCGAGTCCTTCTCGATGACGCCCCTCTACTGTGGCAATTTCCACGACGGCTATCGCCCGACGTCCGAGTACGGGGGCCCGAACGGCATTTCGCTCGGCACAGCCGTCACAATCTCCGGTGCCGCTGCGAACCCGAGCTCGGGCTACCACTCGTCCCCACTCGTAGCGTTTCTGATGACGCTTTTCAACGTCCGCTTGGGCGCGTGGCTCGGCAACCCAAACCGCAATGGTGAGCGTGTCTACCGCTTCAGTGGGCCGCGGCACGCTTGGAAGCCGCTCTTTGCCGACCTTTTCAGCGAAACGGACGCTCAGCACGCATACGTGAGCCTTTCCGACGGCGGTCACTTCGAGAACTTGGCGATCTACGAGATGGTGCTGCGGCGCTGCCGGCTCATTGTGGCCAGTGACGCCGGGCAGGACCCGGGGCATGACTTCGAGGACCTTGGCAACCTGATCCGCAAGGTGCGCATCGACTTCGGAATTCCGATCGAGTTCGACCAGCCGATCCGAATCCTGGCTCGCAGCGCGGAAGGCCAGCACGGGCTTGCCTGCGCGCTGGCCAGGATCCGCTATGACCTAGTCGACCTCGGCACGCCGCCCGGCTACCTTCTCTATCTGAAGCCAACGCTCCTGGCAACGGCCGTGCCCATCGACGTCCTGGCCTATTCTCGTACCTCGAAGACCTTCCCCCACGAGACTACGGCCGACCAGTTCTTCACCGAAGCGCAATTCGAGAGTTATCGGGCGCTGGGCTTTCAGTTGGCTGAGCGGCTCGGTGGCAATCGCATTCCGGCCAGCTTGACGGACCTGTTCGCCACTGTTTCACGGCAGCTCGACGAGGCAGCCAGGCAGGCAGGGGCCGTACCGCCGCCGGGTGACGCCAATCCAACGGTGCCGTTTGCTCCGTGA